From a single Bemisia tabaci chromosome 10, PGI_BMITA_v3 genomic region:
- the CCT2 gene encoding T-complex protein 1 subunit beta isoform X1 — translation MVSLNPVRILKHEAEEEKAEVARLSSFVGAIAIGDLVKSTLGPKGMDKILVAHGRSAGQVEVTNDGATILKAIGVDNPAAKILVDMSKVQDDEVGDGTTSVTVLSAELLREAEKLVDQKIHPQVIVAGWRKATVIASKALLDASMDHSADPKAFEEDLLNIARTTLSSKILSQHKEYFAKLAVQAVLRLKGSGNLSAIQIIRKSGGSLEDSFLDEGFLLDKKVGQHQPKRIEDAQILIANTPMDTDKIKVFGSRVRVDSMAKIADLELAEKEKMKSKVDKIIKHKCNVFINRQLIYNYPEQLFADAGVMAIEHADFDGIERLALVTGGEIVSTFDNPDLVKLGHCKLIEEIMIGEDTLLRFSGVPLGEACTIIIRGATQQIIDEADRSLHDALCVLAATVRESRIIYGGGIAEMLMSVAVSAEAARTPGKEAVAMEAFARALQTLPTAIADNAGYDSAQLISELRAAHVRGSLYSGLDMDQGRVEDMRKLGITESYVVKRQVLLSASEAAEMILRVDDIIKAAPRKRTEDRGHC, via the exons ATG gTGTCTCTAAATCCTGTCCGAATTTTGAAACATGAAGCAGAAGAAGAGAAAGCAGAAGTTGCCAGATTATCAAGTTTTGTCGGAGCTATTGCTATCGGTGATCTTGTCAAGAGCACACTTGGACCCAAAGGAATGGATAAAATTCTTGTAGCTCACGGAAGAAGTGCAGGACAG GTGGAAGTAACAAATGACGGTGCCACTATCCTCAAAGCCATTGGAGTTGATAATCCAGCCGCTAAGATTCTAGTCGATATGTCAAAGGTCCAAGATGATGAAGTAGGAGACGGGACAACTTCAGTCACAGTTCTTT cTGCTGAGCTACTGAGAGAAGCAGAAAAATTAGTAGACCAAAAAATTCACCCACAAGTTATTGTAGCTGGTTGGCGCAAGGCCACAGTTATTGCCTCAAAAGCCTTACTGGATGCATCCATGGACCACAGCGCTGACCCAAAGGCGTTTGAAGAAGATCTACTCAACATCGCACGGACAACTCTCAGCTCCAAAATCCTGTCTCAGCACAAAGAGTATTTCGCAAAACTAGCTGTCCAAGCCGTTCTTCGACTTAAAGGCTCCGGCAATCTTTCCGCCATTCAGATCATCCGCAAAAGTGGTGGTAGCCTAGAGGATTCGTTTTTGGATGAAG GATTTCTACTTGACAAGAAAGTCGGCCAGCATCAACCTAAGCGCATCGAGGATGCTCAAATTCTCATCGCTAACACACCCATGGACACCGACAAGATCAAAGTTTTTGGCTCCAGAGTTCGAGTGGATTCAATGGCCAAAATCGCTGATCTGGAACTagcagagaaagaaaaaatgaaaagcaaagtagataaaattataaaacacAAGTGTAATGTATTTATCAACAG GCAGTTGATCTACAACTATCCTGAACAACTTTTCGCTGATGCTGGTGTAATGGCGATAGAGCATGCTGACTTTGATGGCATTGAGCGTTTAGCCCTCGTAACTGGTGGAGAAATTGTTTCAACTTTTGATAATCCTGATCTTGTTAAATTGGGCCATTGTAAACTCATCGAAGAG ATCATGATTGGTGAAGACACGCTGTTACGATTCTCTGGAGTTCCTCTTGGTGAAGCTTGCACTATCATAATTCGTGGAGCTACTCAGCAGATTATCGATGAAGCCGATCGGTCGCTGCATGATGCTCTTTGTGTTTTAGCAGCTACTGTCAGAGAAAGCAGAATTATCTATGGTGGAGGTAT CGCTGAGATGCTGATGTCAGTTGCTGTGAGTGCCGAGGCCGCCAGAACTCCAGGCAAAGAAGCAGTAGCAATGGAAGCTTTTGCCAGAGCCCTACAAACTTTACCAACCGCCATCGCGGATAACGCTGGATATGATTCCGCCCAACTCATTAGTGAACTCAGAGCAGCTCATGTCCGGGGGAGCTTGTATTCTGGCCTAG ATATGGACCAAGGCCGAGTAGAAGATATGAGAAAATTAGGAATCACGGAATCCTACGTCGTCAAAAGGCAAGTACTTCTCTCTGCATCTGAAGCAGCTGAAATGATTCTACGTGTAGACGATATCATTAAAGCTGCTCCGAGGAAACGAACAGAAGATCGCGGCCATTGCTAA
- the CCT2 gene encoding T-complex protein 1 subunit beta isoform X2, with the protein MVSLNPVRILKHEAEEEKAEVARLSSFVGAIAIGDLVKSTLGPKGMDKILVAHGRSAGQVEVTNDGATILKAIGVDNPAAKILVDMSKVQDDEVGDGTTSVTVLSAELLREAEKLVDQKIHPQVIVAGWRKATVIASKALLDASMDHSADPKAFEEDLLNIARTTLSSKILSQHKEYFAKLAVQAVLRLKGSGNLSAIQIIRKSGGSLEDSFLDEGFLLDKKVGQHQPKRIEDAQILIANTPMDTDKIKVFGSRVRVDSMAKIADLELAEKEKMKSKVDKIIKHKCNVFINRQLIYNYPEQLFADAGVMAIEHADFDGIERLALVTGGEIVSTFDNPDLVKLGHCKLIEEIMIGEDTLLRFSGVPLGEACTIIIRGATQQIIDEADRSLHDALCVLAATVRESRIIYGGGSAEMLMSVAVSAEAARTPGKEAVAMEAFARALQTLPTAIADNAGYDSAQLISELRAAHVRGSLYSGLDMDQGRVEDMRKLGITESYVVKRQVLLSASEAAEMILRVDDIIKAAPRKRTEDRGHC; encoded by the exons ATG gTGTCTCTAAATCCTGTCCGAATTTTGAAACATGAAGCAGAAGAAGAGAAAGCAGAAGTTGCCAGATTATCAAGTTTTGTCGGAGCTATTGCTATCGGTGATCTTGTCAAGAGCACACTTGGACCCAAAGGAATGGATAAAATTCTTGTAGCTCACGGAAGAAGTGCAGGACAG GTGGAAGTAACAAATGACGGTGCCACTATCCTCAAAGCCATTGGAGTTGATAATCCAGCCGCTAAGATTCTAGTCGATATGTCAAAGGTCCAAGATGATGAAGTAGGAGACGGGACAACTTCAGTCACAGTTCTTT cTGCTGAGCTACTGAGAGAAGCAGAAAAATTAGTAGACCAAAAAATTCACCCACAAGTTATTGTAGCTGGTTGGCGCAAGGCCACAGTTATTGCCTCAAAAGCCTTACTGGATGCATCCATGGACCACAGCGCTGACCCAAAGGCGTTTGAAGAAGATCTACTCAACATCGCACGGACAACTCTCAGCTCCAAAATCCTGTCTCAGCACAAAGAGTATTTCGCAAAACTAGCTGTCCAAGCCGTTCTTCGACTTAAAGGCTCCGGCAATCTTTCCGCCATTCAGATCATCCGCAAAAGTGGTGGTAGCCTAGAGGATTCGTTTTTGGATGAAG GATTTCTACTTGACAAGAAAGTCGGCCAGCATCAACCTAAGCGCATCGAGGATGCTCAAATTCTCATCGCTAACACACCCATGGACACCGACAAGATCAAAGTTTTTGGCTCCAGAGTTCGAGTGGATTCAATGGCCAAAATCGCTGATCTGGAACTagcagagaaagaaaaaatgaaaagcaaagtagataaaattataaaacacAAGTGTAATGTATTTATCAACAG GCAGTTGATCTACAACTATCCTGAACAACTTTTCGCTGATGCTGGTGTAATGGCGATAGAGCATGCTGACTTTGATGGCATTGAGCGTTTAGCCCTCGTAACTGGTGGAGAAATTGTTTCAACTTTTGATAATCCTGATCTTGTTAAATTGGGCCATTGTAAACTCATCGAAGAG ATCATGATTGGTGAAGACACGCTGTTACGATTCTCTGGAGTTCCTCTTGGTGAAGCTTGCACTATCATAATTCGTGGAGCTACTCAGCAGATTATCGATGAAGCCGATCGGTCGCTGCATGATGCTCTTTGTGTTTTAGCAGCTACTGTCAGAGAAAGCAGAATTATCTATGGTGGAG GCAGCGCTGAGATGCTGATGTCAGTTGCTGTGAGTGCCGAGGCCGCCAGAACTCCAGGCAAAGAAGCAGTAGCAATGGAAGCTTTTGCCAGAGCCCTACAAACTTTACCAACCGCCATCGCGGATAACGCTGGATATGATTCCGCCCAACTCATTAGTGAACTCAGAGCAGCTCATGTCCGGGGGAGCTTGTATTCTGGCCTAG ATATGGACCAAGGCCGAGTAGAAGATATGAGAAAATTAGGAATCACGGAATCCTACGTCGTCAAAAGGCAAGTACTTCTCTCTGCATCTGAAGCAGCTGAAATGATTCTACGTGTAGACGATATCATTAAAGCTGCTCCGAGGAAACGAACAGAAGATCGCGGCCATTGCTAA